From a single Collibacillus ludicampi genomic region:
- a CDS encoding acyl-CoA carboxylase subunit beta, producing the protein MQERRRKIELGGGDLRIMKQHEKGKLTARERLDILLDEGTFREINTFIEHRGTHITEEAPGEGVVTGWGKINGRTVYVFAQDFTVFGGALGEMHALKIARIMDLAAKTGAPIIGLNDSGGARIQEGVASLDGYGHIFYRNSIYSGVIPQISVIMGPCAGGAVYSPAITDFIFMVEKTSQMFITGPKVIETVTGEKISSEDLGGARAQSSISGVAHFTAKSEEEVLNDVRRLLSFLPQNNLEDPPQIPYTSDFEDDYRDELMHVVPVEGTKVYDVRDVIHLVVDHGDFMEIHANFAKNAVVGFARMAGQPVGIVANQPKFMAGGLDIDSSDKIARFIRFCDAFNIPLITFEDVTGFIPGVLQEHRGIIRHGAKILYAYSEATVPKITVILRKAFGGAYVAMNSKAIGADLVYAWPTGEVAVMGSEGAANIIYAKEIAESNDPAATRAQKIAEYKEKFSNPYVAAAAGMVDDVIDPRETRMKLLEGLELLRNKRETRPPKKHGNIPL; encoded by the coding sequence ATGAAACAACATGAAAAAGGGAAATTAACCGCACGGGAGCGTTTAGATATTCTGCTAGACGAAGGGACATTCCGCGAAATCAATACGTTCATCGAACATCGTGGCACTCACATTACCGAAGAAGCACCCGGTGAAGGGGTCGTTACGGGATGGGGCAAAATCAACGGACGCACGGTATATGTGTTCGCTCAAGATTTTACCGTGTTTGGCGGTGCCCTGGGCGAAATGCATGCATTGAAAATCGCGCGGATCATGGATCTCGCTGCGAAGACGGGGGCGCCCATCATCGGCTTGAATGACTCCGGCGGTGCGCGCATCCAAGAAGGTGTGGCATCATTAGACGGATATGGACACATCTTTTACCGCAATTCGATTTACTCGGGTGTTATTCCGCAGATTTCTGTGATTATGGGGCCTTGCGCGGGAGGTGCCGTGTACAGTCCCGCGATCACAGATTTTATCTTCATGGTGGAAAAAACTTCGCAAATGTTCATCACAGGTCCTAAAGTGATTGAAACGGTGACCGGGGAGAAAATCTCAAGTGAAGATCTCGGTGGTGCCCGTGCGCAATCGAGTATTTCCGGTGTGGCTCATTTTACCGCTAAAAGTGAAGAGGAGGTGCTGAATGATGTACGTCGCCTCCTTTCCTTCTTGCCGCAGAATAACCTTGAGGATCCGCCGCAAATTCCTTATACATCCGATTTTGAAGATGACTACAGGGATGAACTCATGCATGTAGTCCCAGTGGAAGGAACGAAAGTGTATGATGTCCGTGATGTCATTCATTTAGTCGTTGACCATGGAGACTTCATGGAGATTCACGCGAACTTCGCGAAGAATGCGGTTGTCGGTTTTGCACGTATGGCAGGGCAGCCTGTTGGCATCGTGGCGAACCAGCCGAAATTTATGGCCGGTGGCCTGGATATCGATTCTTCTGATAAAATCGCTCGTTTTATCCGCTTCTGTGACGCATTTAACATTCCTTTGATCACGTTTGAAGACGTTACCGGATTTATCCCGGGAGTTCTGCAGGAACACCGCGGAATCATCCGTCACGGGGCGAAAATCCTCTATGCATACTCGGAAGCAACCGTTCCCAAAATTACAGTCATTTTGCGAAAAGCGTTCGGCGGCGCCTATGTCGCGATGAACTCCAAGGCGATCGGTGCTGATCTCGTCTATGCATGGCCGACCGGTGAGGTAGCCGTCATGGGATCGGAAGGTGCCGCCAACATTATTTATGCGAAAGAGATTGCGGAAAGTAATGACCCGGCGGCAACCCGTGCGCAAAAGATCGCAGAGTACAAAGAAAAATTCTCGAATCCTTATGTGGCAGCGGCGGCTGGTATGGTCGACGATGTGATCGACCCGCGCGAGACAAGAATGAAGTTGCTTGAGGGCCTCGAATTGCTGCGCAACAAACGGGAGACCAGACCGCCGAAGAAACATGGTAATATACCGTTGTAA